A stretch of DNA from Flavobacteriaceae bacterium MAR_2009_75:
AGGGGAGGCTCAAATTAAAAACGAAACAGGACTCTCTTTCGTAAATTCTTCGGGCTTTTCAGCCGATTTTGTGAATTATAAATTGAGATATGGCACCGGCCTTGAAAAAGAATACGGCCAAAGCCTAGTTGGCTACAATCACATACAACTGCAACAGGGCACCAAAACCATTTACCAAATAGAGGTATTTAAAGATGGCTCAAAAGTGCCTTTTAAAGCCTATATCAATGATGATTCGGGCAACGAGGTAGAAGTTAAATCTACCTCGATAATCGATATCGACCCCGATGAAATTCTTGAGATTTTATTGGACGACCAATAGTCTATAAAATATTTTCTTTCATTCTACCCCAAGCTTTAATCAGTAAAAAGGCGGAAATAGCAGCAATTACGGTTAAAACTAATGCTGCGGTGGTTCGGCCGTATATCCAATACCCTGTAGCGAACATGATGGTGTAGATTAGTATAACACCTATAATCATGGCCGTTAGACCTTGTGGAACGCTCCACTTTTCATCGTTTTTCTTGATTTTTTCACCATCGGTATGGGCATCATCAACAACCTTGGCCCAACCTGGTCCTCCTGGTTGAATTTTTATATAAAAACTTCTTAAAACTTCTTTAGACTCGGGTTGCGTCATAAAAGTGGCAAGCAACCATATTACGGTAGTTACTATCATTACGAAAGGCAGCTGACCCCAATCAGGTAGTATGCCGTTTTCAGCATCGAACAAAAACGGACCTAACGAAGTAGTCGCCAATAAAATGGATAATATACCTGACGAAAACATGGCTGAAATTTCACTCCATGCATTAATCCGCCACCAAAACCATCTTAATATGAAAATAAGTCCGGTACCCGCACCAAACGAAAGCAATAAATCAAAGACTCCCATAGCATTTTGCATGGCGAGAGCTAAAAAGGCACTCAATACCATTAAAACCACAGTTGAAAGTCTACCAACGGCTACCATCTGCTTTTCGGTAGCATCAGGATTTATCTGTTGTTTGTAAAAGTCAAATACGATATATGACGAGCCCCAATTCAATTGGGTCGATATAGTACTCATATATGCTGCAATCAATGAGGCCAAAACTACCCCTAACAAACCGCTGGGCAGTTTGGTCAACATAGCCGAGTAAGCTAAGTCGTTACCCAACTTATCTGCTGGTACATTGGGGAAGGCTTCAGAAATACTGGCAACATCAGGATAAACTACAATCGACGCAAGAGCGACCAAAATCCACGGCCAAGGGCGCAATGCATAATGCATAATATTGAAGAAGAAAGTGGCACCAATAGCATGGTTTTCATCTTTTGCAGCTAACATTCGCTGGGCGATATAACCACCACCACCTGGTTCTCCACCTGGGTACCATGAGCTCCACCATTGCACTGCCAATGGTATAACCAATATGGTTATTACTGCTTTAGTATCGCTTAAATCGGGTAGAATATTGAGTTTGTCTTTTACATTCTCGTTACTCATGATAGCCTCTATACCCCCCACTTCAGGAATGTTCACCAAATAATAGGCTGCACCAACAGCACCGGCCATCGCAACAAAGAATAGGAGAAAATCGGTATAGACCACCCCCTTGAACCCACCTAAAGCACTAAACACCACAGTTATAAGTCCTGCACCCACAACGGTTTCCCATGGTTCAAGGCCCAACATGATACCCCCAATCTTTATGGCCGCCAAAGTCACGGCCGACATGGTGATAACATTGAAAATAACCCCTAGATAAATGGCTCTGAATTTTCTTAAAAAGCTAGCCGCTTTGCCTCCATACCTTAATTCGTAAAACTCTAAATCCGTTTTAACATTTGACTTACGCCATAACTTGGCATATACGAAAACGGTCAACATACCGGTCAGAAGAAAACACCACCATCCCCAATTGCCCGAAACACCTGTAGTTCTTACAAAATCGGTTACCAAGTTAGGGGTATCGGTAGAGAACGTTGTGGCTACCATAGACAAACCTAAAAGCCACCAGGGCATGGTTCTTCCCGATAGAAAAAACTCAGATGAGTCTTTTCCCGATTTCTTGGAAACATAGAAGCCTATGCCCAAAACAATGGAGAAAAATACAATGATAAAACTGTAGTCGAGGGTAGATAACTGCATAGGGCGGTGGTTGGTTTTTTGGTTAGCCGATAAAGATATTATTTTTTTAAGATACTTTTGCCATTTGCCAACGAAACCGTACTCATGCTTTTAGCTGCTTCTTTTGATATTTCACTTACCGCTTGGGCCCTTGCATTTACTGCCGCTATCGTAATCGGACTTTCAAAGGCTGGTATCAAGGGCATTGCAATAGTAAATGTCACCCTGATGGCGCTGGCCTTTGATGCCAAGGCTTCTACTGGTATTGTTGTGCCATTACTAATCGTAGGAGATGTTTTTGCCGTAATTTATTACAACCGCCATGCCAATTGGTGGTATATCGTACAATTTCTACCTTGGATACTCTTCGGTATATTAATAGGGGTACTTATCGGAAACGATCTTGATGAGGGTGTTTTCAAAATAGCTATGGCCATTATTATCTTACTTAGTGTGGTAATGATGTATTGGTGGGACAGAAGAAAATCAAAGAATGTACCGACCCACTGGGCTTTTGCGGGTTTTGTGGGGACCATCGCCGGTATAACCACCATGATCGGAAATTTAGGCGGGGCATTCAGCAATATTTATTTTCTGGCGATGCGCGTGCAAAAGAACGAATTTATAGGTACCGCCGCTTGGTTATTTCTAATTATCAATGTCATCAAGCTGCCCCTTCACATTTTTGTTTGGAAAACGGTGACCACAGAAACATTGCTTTTCGACCTTAAACTGGTTCCTGGTATATTTTTAGGTGTTTTTCTAGGCGTTAGATTGGTGAAACTTATCAAAGAAGATTTTTATCGCAAGATGATATTGGTACTCACGGCCTTAGGGGCCGTTCTGATCTTGATCAAATAACCCTTTCTTTATTCATCCAATAATAAGTAGTTTTATAGAAATACCTAAACTACTTGATAATGAAGCTCTCAACCTATTCGCTCACTTTATTAAAAGGGTTGACCATTATTTTGACCGCTTTAATAGTTTCTTGTCAGCAGAACAAGTCAGCCAAACCCAACAAAGACAACCTTCACATAGAGTTACAAACCGCATTGAATGACCTCGCCGACGTATGGTACCCCCGAACAATAGATTCAATACATGGTGGTTTCTGGTCAGATTTCAATTATAAATGGGAGAAAGAAGGTAAACAGAACAAATTCTTGGTGAGTCAGGCGCGCCATGTTTGGACCACAGCTACCCTAGCCCATTATTTTAAAGACGACGATTATGAAAAAATAGCTGCCCATGGCTATCACTTTCTTCGGGATAAAATGTGGGATAAAAAACATGGGGGCTTCCATTCGTTATTTGCGATTGATGGAGATTCACTGAAAGTACTTTCAAACGGTAAAAGTGCCTACGGAAATTCATTCGCTATATACGGACTTGCAGCATATTACAAGGTTTCAAAAGACACCTCGGCCCTTGAACTGGCCAAGGACGCATTCAGATGGCTAGAAGAAAACGCCCATGATCCTCTTTATGGCGGGTATTTTGATGTTTTAAAACAAGATGGCTCCTGGATGTTGGACATAACTGAAAATGACTGGAATTATGACAATTTCATTAGAAAAGACTGGAAAGACCAAAATTCATCCATTCATTTACTCGAAAGTTTTACGACCCTCTATGAAGTTTGGCCTGACCCTTTGCTTCGAAAACGATTAGAAGAACTTTTAATTTTGATACGAGATACGATTACCACCGACAAGGGGTATTTAAGTTTACACTTGACAAGAGATTGGAAACCAATTTCCTTTCGAGATTCTTCAAAAGCCTATAGAAAAAAACACTTTTATCTCGACCATGTCTCTTTTGGTCATGATGTAGAAACCGCTTTTCTTTTGTTGGAGGCATCCCACAGATTGGGTTTTAAAAACGACAGCTTGACCGATAAGAAAGCGAAACAAATGGTAGACCATGCCCTTGAATGGGGTTGGGACGAAGAAAATGGAGGCTTTTACGATGGGGGCTATTACCAGAGCGATAAAGAACGTAGTATCGAAAATAGGGCGAAAGTCTGGTGGGCCGAGGCCGAGGCTCTCAATTCGCTGTTGCTGATGTCTCAATTACATTCAGAAGACACTCGTTATTATCCACTTTTTGAAAAACAATGGGAATACATTAAAACCAATCTCATTGATCAAAAATATGGTGGGTGGTATCCTGAAGGTATTGATACCGACCCGAAAGCCACAACAAAGGACAAAGCCCAAATATGGAAGGGCAACTATCACAACATCAGGTCATTGATAAATACCATACAGATGATAGAGGGCAAATTTGAATTGAGTGAAAGCCATGTTCAATAAACTTCAATACTTAAAGGGTTCATAAATTTGAACTCTTTAATTGACTTCCTGTTAGCAGAATTGTATCTTGGTATTCTAGTCTTTCTGGCAGAAAACTACGTATATATTAAAGTTCATGAGCTTAAGCCACTTGTAACGACCGTATTTTCTGTTAAAAGAACCCCCGACCCTGCCAAAACCATACTAAAGTATTATTTGAAACGTTGGCTACTTAGGGAAGTCCGGTAACGGACATTATTTTTCCTAAAATCAACTTCCAAATAAGGGGCGGCAACCTACCGATAAAATCGGTAAATTTTTAAAACAATGAAACATTACTTTGCGTATATAGCAGTTTTGCTTTTGGTATCTTCTTGCGGTAGTGTAGGACTTGTTGGTAATTCTGGAAAAAAAGGAAAAAAGGAGAATGTTTCCCTTACCAGCTCTAAGGCCTACGATCGTTTTGTTACTGATGGCACCGTATCTAAAAAAGGATTGTTCGATGTTCACAAGATGGGCAACAAATACTATTTCGAGATTCAAGATAGTCTGCTCAACCGCGAAATGTTGGTGGTAACCCGTTTTATAAAGACTCCTTCCGGTGCTAGTAACTATGGGGGCGAGAAAATTTCAGAAAACACCATCCTTTTTGAAAAAGGCCCTTCAGACAATATTTTTCTTAGAATATCAACCTTGGTAAGTTCGGCCAGTGAAGATGATGCCATTTCAAGGGCGGTCAACAATTCTAACATAACTCCTATTCTTGAAGCTTTTGAAATCAAGGCCCATAACGATGAGAAAGGCTCTTATTTAATAGAGGTTACCGATTTCATAAATAGTGAAAATCCGTTATTGGCTCTAAGTTCTGATGCCAAAGATGATTACCGCTTGCTTTCCATAGAAAAAGACAAATCTTTCATTGAAGAGATAAATACATTTCCGGTCAACACGGAAATAAAGACCGTAAAGACTTACAGGGCAAAGGCTGGTTCCGATAAACGTAAAGAACTGCCTGCAGCTGTTTTGGCAGGGGTCGTTACCCTAGAAATCAACAACTCGTTTATTCTTTTGCCCAAAGTGCCCATGCGCAAAAGGATGTATGATGAACGTGTAGGCTATTTTGCTAGCTCGTATCTTGAATACGGTGATGACCAACAGCAGGTTGATCGCAACACGTACATACATAGATGGCGTTTGGAGCCAAAACCGGAAGATTCTTTAAAATGGAAGCGCGGGGAATTAGTAGAACCGAAAGACCCAATCGTCTATTACATCGATCCGGCCACGCCGAAAAAATGGAGACCATATCTTATTCAAGGTATTAATGATTGGCAAGCTGCCTTTGAACAGGCTGGTTTCAAAAATGCGATCGTGGGTAAAGAGTGGCCTCAAAACGATGACCGAATGAGTTTGGAAGACTCTCGTTTTTCTGTGCTACGTTATTTTGCTTCCCCATTTAAGAACGCATACGGGCCAAATATCGTGGATCCGCGAAGTGGTGAAATTTTAGAAAGCCATATCGGATGGTACCATAACCTGATGAGCCTGCTTCACAGTTGGTATATGGTTCAGGCCGGTGCGGTCGATGAACGGGCCCGAAAAATGGAATATGATACCGAGTTAATGGGCGAGCTCATTCGTTTTGTGGCCTCTCATGAGGTAGGTCATACCTTGGGCTTGCGACATAATATGGGTGCAAGCCATGCTACACCTGTAGAAAAATTACGTGATGCTGAATGGCTTGAGAAAAACGGCCATACCAGTTCAATAATGGATTATGCCCGATTTAATTACGTGGCACAGCCTCAAGATAGCATACCACACAAAGATTTAATGCCCAGAATAGGTGACTATGATAAATGGGCGATTCAGTGGGGATATTCTAGGTTTCCGGAAAATATGTCGACCCGCGATGAGAAAGAAATGTTGAGCCAAATGGTGGTCGATAGTGTTTCAGCCAACCCTAGGCTTTGGTTTGGTGGCGAAGGCCGTGATTTTGACCCACGCTCGCAGACCGAAGACTTGGGCGACGATGCCATGCAGGCCAGCACTTACGGAATTTTGAACTTGCAACGAATTGCGCCGTATCTTAAAAAATGGACGCAAAAGAGTAGCAGTGACGATTATACCAACCTTGACCAAGTATATAAAGATTTGGTCGGTCAGTACAGTGATTATATTTTTCATGTAGCCAAAAATATAGGCGGTATTTATGTGACGCCAAAAACCATGGGCGAAGAGGGCGAGGTCTATAGGCCTGTAGAGACCCAAAAGCAAAAACAAGCCCTTTTGTTCTTGAACAACTATATTTTTAAAGAGCCCAAATGGCTGTTGAGAAATGAAATATTAAACGCCATTCAATCTCCGCAATCTAAAGAAGCAGTAACAAAAACCATGGAAAGTGTTATGCTGAATCTTTTAGGAGGTAGCCGCTTGAGCAGAATGACCTTTATTTCTGAACGCTATGAAAATGAGGATCCCTATGCTCCACAAGAATATATGGATGACTTAAGCCAGTTGGTATGGGGAGATATGAATGTCTTTTACCAAACCAACGCCTACCGTAGAAAATTACAAAAGTCTTACGTCTCTAATTTGATAGCACTTTATAAACCTAGTGAGGCAGAAGGTCTGGTCGAAGGCATTCTTGCTAAACTTTCCGAGGGCTACACCGTGAATACCGATGTACGTTCATTGGCTTTAGACAATTTATTGACCTTGCAAGGAAAAATAAAGCGTACCATTCCCGTAATGACCGATCGTCTTACGATTGCCCATTTGAACTATTTGAAAAGAGAAATCGAATCGGTAATCGGAGAGACCAAAGAGGTTGACCCGTTATTTATACCTTTTCGTAGAGATGTCTCTATCAAGGAGCAAAGTGGGGATGAGTAAACCCATCCTTCACATTACAAAATATTTCAATATTTTATTTCGCCTAGACCTGGAGCTTCCGTAGGATACAGCACACCATTTTTTAAGTGGAACAAGTCTTGAAACGGGTCATTGAGCACATCAAGGTGCCCATCTAAATCTGCATAACGGATGTTGGGTCTTGATAAGGCAAAATGCAATCCCGCCGAAATACCCAAAGCGGATTCATCATTACACCCGATCATACTTTCGATTCCGGCAGCTTTTGCTACCGAATTGATGTGCATTCCCTCTAAAATACCGCCGACTTTCATGAGTTTGATGTTCACCATATCTACCCTTTCGTTCTGGGCCAAACGAAAAGCGTCGGTCAGCGTCTTTAAGCTTTCATCGGCCATCACAGGAATATCGACTTGGTTCATAACCTCCCCTAGACGTTCTTCTTTTTCGAGTTTGGTGGGCTGCTCGAAAATTTCAATTCCTATCTGGCTGGTCGCCTTTACAAATGCGACCGAATCAAGCACCGAATAGCCTTGATTTCCATCAAAACGAAGGGTAATCGCCGGAAATTCTTCATGTAACCTGGTCATTTTCTCAATGTCCTCTTCCAAACTATGACCGCCCTTAACTTTGAGTATCGTAAAGCCTTTTTCGACAAATTCCCGAGCTTGAATCAAGGTATCATTAAGCGGCAATATGCCAATGGTTATACTTGTGGCTATACTTTTTTGAAACCCTCCTAAAAACCGATATAGAGGAACATCTGCCTTACGGGCAATTAAATCGTGTAGGGCCATATCGACCATGGTCAATGATGAAGATTTTTTGCCCAACATACCTTTAAGTTCCATTAAAATGAGGGCATAGGTGAACGGGTCTTTGCCTTTTAAAAGAGGAATAATGGTGTTGGTGATAGCGTCTTCAACCTCAGCTGCAGTTTCACCGGTAACAATTTTGTCGGGAGCAGCGCACCCATAACCAACGATATGAGAGTCCGTCTCCACCTTCAAAATAAAGTTTACCGTGCTATCAATAGTCTCATACGCAATGGTATAAGGTTCTGAAAGTTTTAGGTTCAAACGCTCATAACTAATATGGGTAATTCTCATTTGATTTTCTCTTTCAAAAGATGAATCAAGTCTTCGACACCATATTTCAACACATCAAAAGCCGGTAATTTGGTCTCTAAGGTAATCTGCTTGCAAGCCTCTAGAATTTCATCTTCTTGCATGTTCTCATGGTTAACGGTAATGGCAATTACCTTCTTGCCCGAAATAACCTCAATGGCAATAATCTGTTCGGGTAGGGAATGCAGTTTATAGCCAGGGAAACCATCATACTCCTCTCTTTTGGGTGCATGCTGAAGAATAACATAATCGGGCCTACCTGCAGCCAATATTTCAAACCCGCCCGGATAAGCGGGATTCATCAAACTACCCTGCCCTTCAATTACGATAACATCGGGCTTTTCGTTATTATAGGCGCTTACCACCGCATGTTCGATTTCACCAGAAACAAAGTCGTTTATACAACTATCCATCACCATGCTGTATTTTGCCCCTTGCATCCATGCGGTTTGCCCGGTACCGATCATTTCAGATTTTAGCCCCGCATCTCTGAACCCATGAACCAGTAACCAAGAAGTGGTTCTTTTGCCCAAGGCAGAATCAGTGCCTAACACAGCCAATTTTAAACAATCGACTTTTTCGATTTCTCCCGTAAAAAAGTGCAACTTGTCTCGATCCGGCGTCTTTCTTACGTCACGAATGCAACAATTGTTCTCAGCTGCTATTTGAACCATTACAGCATCGTTAGATAAGAAATCATGTAATCCACTATCAACGTTCCAGCCCATCTGAAGGGCTTTTTTGATCGTTGCCGTCGCTTCATTGGGCAAACGGCCCCCATCGGGCGCCAAACCGACTACCAATGATTTTGGCATATTTCCGTTGGGCTCCAAGGCATCAATAGCCGCTTCGAGGTTTTCAAATATTGGAATTCCGTTCGGTTTACCATCAAGTACTTCACCGGCATCCCCCCCTTTATACTTTCTATCTAGCACGCCTACAATTTCATAACGCTCGGTAAAACGTACCAGCCCATGCGCTGTTTTTCCGTTCGGGGTGTTGAAGGCTCCTTCACAATATACAAGGGCCTTGCCATCGATTGATTCTTTCATTATAAAAATTTTTTAATTTTTTGCGGTCAATACCGCAACGAACCGGTCGGGTTCAAAATTCATTTGTTCGTCTAGCTCCAATAAGGCAATTAGGCCAGCAGTGGAAGCCGGTAAAATGCGAAAGCCTTCCTTTTTCGCCAACAGGGCGGTCATATCTCTCAATTTCCTGTCACTTACGTTATAAGCCTCCCCTTCGGATTCTCTCAACGCATATAACGCCTCTTCACCATCAAAACTGTGCCAGTTGATCAAGGGTTCGTTGTATTTGGTCTCCTTGATCTGTTCCGGGTTCAAATCTTTACAATAATCCAGGCCCTGCAAAAAAGACTGGATAATCGGATTCTTTTTCGAGGAGGATGCCGCTACCATTTTCGGAATGCGCGACGTTTTTCCTCGTTTGTAAAGATTCACGAATCCGCGATAAATACCGGCGAAAAGGGTTCCGTTAGAAACGGGCACTGCACAATATTTGGGCGCATCGCCCAGGTCTTCAAAAATCTCGGTGGCAATTTGGGAGTAAGCACTGATCTGCAAAGGGGTGTTCGATCCGCCAGGGTTGGCGTCATACCACCCATTGGCCACTGCCAATTCGCTGCTGGCCTTGACCACATCTTCATAATTACCAGGTATACGAATAATTTTAGAACCCAGCAGCTCCATTTCGGCAATTCGTTCGGTATGGTACGATTCCGGAATATAAATATGGCACTCTAGGCCTGCCAAATGCGCGGCAAGGGCCACGGCCACACCGTAATTTCCACAGGTGGCGAGCGATACCGTACTAAAATCGCGTCGAAGGGCATCGTACATTTGGGCAAAGGCTATGCGGTCTTTTTGGGTACCGGTAGGGTTATCACCTTCATATTTGATATAGAGCTGGCGAATATCAAACTCGCGCTCTAAAGATTTGGCTCGGTGTAGGCCCGTATCACCGACCTCAAGGTTGATAATGTCTTCGTACGATTCAAGTCGGTCCATGAGCGATTTGCTCTTGTCCCGAACGAAGGCGCTTAGTTTTTTGGTCTCTGAAGAAACCTTGTTTTCAGCGGTTTTAACACCGTCTCTTAAATCCATTTCATAAATATGCTAAACTCGAACAGTAGTATCAAATGTAATTTCTTTTTATATATGTTTTCACAAATTAGTGCCAAATCGAAGCAAGGAATTTTAGGGTTCTGACGCGTACTTTTCCATTGAAGTCAACTCTGGTGAACCGCCTCTGTTTCCACAGCCTGACGCAATAAAAATATCATTTTCGAAAGAGATAAGTCCGGTGCCATGTCTTCCTTCTTTTAGGCTGGGAAGGGTTCTCCATGAATTGTTCGTCAAATCAAGTGCCTCGACATCGGCATGGGCTTTTTCTTGCTTTGAAGATTCGCCCCCAACAACCCACACTTCGTTCTCAAAAAGTATAGCCGCGTTACCGGCACGCTCCGTAGGAATAGGGTCGGTCAATGTCTGCCAAGTATCGCTCTCAATGTCATAAACATCTACTTCTGCGACCGTTCCCCCGAAAGGGTTATCAGGTTCACTGCCCGTTCTTCTACCGGCCGGGGCATAAATTTTTCCATCGGCCAGTACCGCTTGAAAATGGTCACGTGCTCGGGGGGCATCGCTCAAAACTTTCCACTCTCCCGTTTTGGGGTCATAGCTATCCATCCAATTTTTATGGTCTCCAATATGGCCGTTTTTAATTCCACAGGCAATATAGATTTTGCCGTTGTGCAAAACATTTCCGGTAGAGCCCCGTCTTCTATCAGCAGGTATAATATCGCCTTTCGACCATTTGTCAGTCTCAGGGTCGTACACATAAATATATTCCGTTGGGGTCTCAGAAGGCCACTTTCCCGTTAAGGCCGCAATTACATATATTTTATCTTCGAACACCACAGGCTGATAATGATGAAGTTCTATAGGCGGCTTTTGCCCCTCTGACCAACTTTTGGTTTCAGTGTTATAGATACTCACGGGGCGAATATCCCTTCCGCCCAACAAATAAAGGGCAGTGCCCACCCTAACAAAGGCAGCTTCATGTCTAGCAATGGGTTCTGTACCGTCTTCGGTAATTACAGATTGCCATTCAGCGGAAGCCTGATCTTCGACTTTTTCGGTAATTATTTTCTTTTCGTCCTTTTTGGTTTCTTTACAATTGATCATCAAGATGATCAAACTTATCAAAGCAATAGATCGTATCATATAGAATAATTAATTCATGGAACAGCTTAAAAGTAAGATATAATTACAAGGCTGCGAAGTGCATATTTAGAAAAGAACGATGGCGTTAGGGCTAATTTCTTATATTTATTGGCTCGTCAACAATTATGAACTTACCCTCTTACTTTATTAGTTGCGATTGGGGCACTTCCAATTTTAGACTTCGTGCTGTAGATACTTCTACTTTCGAGGTGCTATCGGAATTTAAGAGCGAAGAGGGCATAAAAAAGAGGTTTCAAAAGTTCAACGAGCAAGAAAGTTTCGAACGTAAAGAGTTTTTTCTTTCTTATTTAATGGAGCAGGTCAAGAAATTAAAACTCGCCGATGCCAACGAGACCGTAATTGTGGCCTCGGGCATGATGTCTTCATCAATCGGCATGAAAGAATTGCCCTATGGCAATATGCCCTTTGCCTTTACAGGGTTCGATCTTTTAAAAGAGATGATTGAGTTTCCCGATGCCCCTGATCTAATTCTAGTCTCGGGGGTGAAAACGGATAACGACGTTATGCGTGGCGAAGAA
This window harbors:
- a CDS encoding L-alanine-DL-glutamate epimerase-like enolase superfamily enzyme, whose protein sequence is MRITHISYERLNLKLSEPYTIAYETIDSTVNFILKVETDSHIVGYGCAAPDKIVTGETAAEVEDAITNTIIPLLKGKDPFTYALILMELKGMLGKKSSSLTMVDMALHDLIARKADVPLYRFLGGFQKSIATSITIGILPLNDTLIQAREFVEKGFTILKVKGGHSLEEDIEKMTRLHEEFPAITLRFDGNQGYSVLDSVAFVKATSQIGIEIFEQPTKLEKEERLGEVMNQVDIPVMADESLKTLTDAFRLAQNERVDMVNIKLMKVGGILEGMHINSVAKAAGIESMIGCNDESALGISAGLHFALSRPNIRYADLDGHLDVLNDPFQDLFHLKNGVLYPTEAPGLGEIKY
- a CDS encoding mannobiose 2-epimerase; this encodes MKLSTYSLTLLKGLTIILTALIVSCQQNKSAKPNKDNLHIELQTALNDLADVWYPRTIDSIHGGFWSDFNYKWEKEGKQNKFLVSQARHVWTTATLAHYFKDDDYEKIAAHGYHFLRDKMWDKKHGGFHSLFAIDGDSLKVLSNGKSAYGNSFAIYGLAAYYKVSKDTSALELAKDAFRWLEENAHDPLYGGYFDVLKQDGSWMLDITENDWNYDNFIRKDWKDQNSSIHLLESFTTLYEVWPDPLLRKRLEELLILIRDTITTDKGYLSLHLTRDWKPISFRDSSKAYRKKHFYLDHVSFGHDVETAFLLLEASHRLGFKNDSLTDKKAKQMVDHALEWGWDEENGGFYDGGYYQSDKERSIENRAKVWWAEAEALNSLLLMSQLHSEDTRYYPLFEKQWEYIKTNLIDQKYGGWYPEGIDTDPKATTKDKAQIWKGNYHNIRSLINTIQMIEGKFELSESHVQ
- a CDS encoding putative NAD-dependent epimerase/dehydratase family protein is translated as MKESIDGKALVYCEGAFNTPNGKTAHGLVRFTERYEIVGVLDRKYKGGDAGEVLDGKPNGIPIFENLEAAIDALEPNGNMPKSLVVGLAPDGGRLPNEATATIKKALQMGWNVDSGLHDFLSNDAVMVQIAAENNCCIRDVRKTPDRDKLHFFTGEIEKVDCLKLAVLGTDSALGKRTTSWLLVHGFRDAGLKSEMIGTGQTAWMQGAKYSMVMDSCINDFVSGEIEHAVVSAYNNEKPDVIVIEGQGSLMNPAYPGGFEILAAGRPDYVILQHAPKREEYDGFPGYKLHSLPEQIIAIEVISGKKVIAITVNHENMQEDEILEACKQITLETKLPAFDVLKYGVEDLIHLLKEKIK
- a CDS encoding N-acetylneuraminic acid mutarotase, whose protein sequence is MIRSIALISLIILMINCKETKKDEKKIITEKVEDQASAEWQSVITEDGTEPIARHEAAFVRVGTALYLLGGRDIRPVSIYNTETKSWSEGQKPPIELHHYQPVVFEDKIYVIAALTGKWPSETPTEYIYVYDPETDKWSKGDIIPADRRRGSTGNVLHNGKIYIACGIKNGHIGDHKNWMDSYDPKTGEWKVLSDAPRARDHFQAVLADGKIYAPAGRRTGSEPDNPFGGTVAEVDVYDIESDTWQTLTDPIPTERAGNAAILFENEVWVVGGESSKQEKAHADVEALDLTNNSWRTLPSLKEGRHGTGLISFENDIFIASGCGNRGGSPELTSMEKYASEP
- a CDS encoding threonine synthase, giving the protein MDLRDGVKTAENKVSSETKKLSAFVRDKSKSLMDRLESYEDIINLEVGDTGLHRAKSLEREFDIRQLYIKYEGDNPTGTQKDRIAFAQMYDALRRDFSTVSLATCGNYGVAVALAAHLAGLECHIYIPESYHTERIAEMELLGSKIIRIPGNYEDVVKASSELAVANGWYDANPGGSNTPLQISAYSQIATEIFEDLGDAPKYCAVPVSNGTLFAGIYRGFVNLYKRGKTSRIPKMVAASSSKKNPIIQSFLQGLDYCKDLNPEQIKETKYNEPLINWHSFDGEEALYALRESEGEAYNVSDRKLRDMTALLAKKEGFRILPASTAGLIALLELDEQMNFEPDRFVAVLTAKN
- a CDS encoding Na+/proline symporter, producing MQLSTLDYSFIIVFFSIVLGIGFYVSKKSGKDSSEFFLSGRTMPWWLLGLSMVATTFSTDTPNLVTDFVRTTGVSGNWGWWCFLLTGMLTVFVYAKLWRKSNVKTDLEFYELRYGGKAASFLRKFRAIYLGVIFNVITMSAVTLAAIKIGGIMLGLEPWETVVGAGLITVVFSALGGFKGVVYTDFLLFFVAMAGAVGAAYYLVNIPEVGGIEAIMSNENVKDKLNILPDLSDTKAVITILVIPLAVQWWSSWYPGGEPGGGGYIAQRMLAAKDENHAIGATFFFNIMHYALRPWPWILVALASIVVYPDVASISEAFPNVPADKLGNDLAYSAMLTKLPSGLLGVVLASLIAAYMSTISTQLNWGSSYIVFDFYKQQINPDATEKQMVAVGRLSTVVLMVLSAFLALAMQNAMGVFDLLLSFGAGTGLIFILRWFWWRINAWSEISAMFSSGILSILLATTSLGPFLFDAENGILPDWGQLPFVMIVTTVIWLLATFMTQPESKEVLRSFYIKIQPGGPGWAKVVDDAHTDGEKIKKNDEKWSVPQGLTAMIIGVILIYTIMFATGYWIYGRTTAALVLTVIAAISAFLLIKAWGRMKENIL